The following is a genomic window from Acidobacteriota bacterium.
GATCGACTTGACCATGAAGTTCGGCGCGTTGCCGATGTAGGTCATCGCGCCGAAGAAGACGGCGCCGGCCGAGATCGCGAGCAGATAGTGGTTGTGCGTCGCGATCAGGTTGGCGACGGCGGCGTGCTCCTCCATGCCGGGGTAGAAGCGCCCGAGGGCGGTGTTGAA
Proteins encoded in this region:
- a CDS encoding sodium:proton antiporter, with translation FNTALGRFYPGMEEHAAVANLIATHNHYLLAISAGAVFFGAMTYIGNAPNFMVKSIAEEAGVPMPSFFGYLARWSIPLLLPVFLAVTFVFFA